The window GTCAGTATGTTCATTTTCAAACAATCAAAATATGCAGAAAACCTACATTTTCCTTGAAGATGGTAAAAAAGTCACTGtcataattaataaataacaaaataaataacaaagctaTTAATATGTTTCCCATTTTTTACAGCAGTCAAATGGTAGAAAGACTCTGTAAAAGTAAAGAATATAGTCAGTATGAAGAAATCTTCAGCCAGATTCCATATCATAATCAGAAGAAGAAAAGTCCTACTGGAATAAAACTACGTAAATGCACTTTGTGTGGACAAGTCTTCATGTATCATTCATCCTTTAACAAGCACATGAGATCTCACATTGGCCACAAACCATATGAGTATCAGGAATGTGAAGAGAAGCCTtataaatgtaaggaatgtgggaaatccTTCAAGCATCGCCAATCCATTCGAATGCATGAAAGGACACACACTGGACAGAGGCCCTATGAATGTAAACACTGTGGGAAAGCTTTTATTTGTCACAATTACTTTCAAATTCATGAaagggcacacagtggggaaaaGCCCTACAAGTGTACAAAATGTAGTAAAACCTTTAGTTATTCAAGTAACTTACGTAAACATGAAAGGACTCATATTGGAGAGAAACCTAGTGAATGTAAGCAATGTGGTAAAGCTTTCAGTTGTCTCAGGTCCTTTCGAATACACGAAAGGATACACAGTGCCAAAAAGCCTAAGGAATGTACAAAATGTGGTAAAACCTTCAGTTATTCAAGTAATTTACGTAAACATGAGAGAAGTCATAAtggggagaaaccctatgaatgtaaggaagGTGGGAAAGCCTTGCATTCTCTTACCAAATTTCGAAGATACATGATCAAGCAAAGCGGAGATGGACTCTATAAATGTAAGGAGTGTGGGAAAGTCTTCAGGTGTCCCAAAAATTGTCGTAGTCATGAAATGACACACAGTGGAGTAaagccctatgaatgtaaggaatgtggtaAAGCTTTCAGTTCTCCCAGGTCCcttggaaaacacagaagaatTCATACTGCAAGGAAGCCTCATGCATGTAAGGAATGTGGTAAAGCTTTCCGTTATCCCAGTTCCCTTCGAAATCATGAAAGAACTCATACTGGGGAGAAACCTTATAagtgtaaggaatgtgggaaagctttcagttgTCCCAATTACTTTCGAATTCATGAAAGAACTCACACCGGAGTCAAGCCATATGAATGTAAGCAatgtggaaaagctttcagttgTCCCCAGTCCTTTCGAATACACGAGAAGACACATAGTGCAGAAAAACCCTTTGAATGTACAAAATGTGGTAAAGTCTTCAGATATTCAAGTAACTTACGCAAACATGAGAGATCTCATACTGATGACAAACGCTATGAATGTAAACTATGTGGTAAGGCCTTCAGCAGTCACTATTATGTGCAAAAACATGAAAGAACTCACACTGGAGAAAAGCCTTacgaatgtaaggaatgtgggaaaggcTTCATTTTTCGCTCAGGTGTTCGATCACACATGGTAATCCACACTGGAGATGGACCTTATAAATGTAAGAAATGTaagaaagcatttatttctcccagttcatTACGAACGCATGAAagaactcacactggagagaaaccttatcaATGTAAAACTTGTTGTAAAGGcttcagtcttgttaattctttaagAAATCATGAAAGAACTCATGTGTGAAAGAAAGTCTGTGAAAATAAGGAATGTAAGAAAGCTATCATTTGTTGTATAGTCTTTCATGCATGCTGGagagaaattacagaaatgtACGGAATGTAGGAAAGCCTGTTTTTTTCAGAACTTACCAAAAAAGTCAGTGGAGAGAATTCCATTGGTGGTAAACAATGTAGGAAATCTTCATTTGTCCCACATCATGGAAAAACCAGGTTAGATTATTCACTGAATTCATACTATAGAGCTAACAAATAAAAACTCTAtaatttttacagatattttcaagGTAGTGTGAAAATTATATGGGAAAGAAATAAGTAATATGGGTAAGCTTTGTGAACATGAATTCATGTAGAATACTTCTGAAAATCTACAACattaaagaaatgtaataaatgttatATGGTCTTTATCAGGTATTCATTCTTAAAGTAATTCTTTGTACCATGGACTTCCACTTACTTTTGCAAGCAGATATTGAAGTGAGATAATTATGTTGGTACTTTTAAAGCGAGAGTTCCTAAGTTTAGAAAGTAAATTTTTCCTtagtaatatttttgtattcttattttgAAGTCTGTTGGGTCCATGGATGATTGAAGTATATTTCTAAT of the Halichoerus grypus chromosome 1, mHalGry1.hap1.1, whole genome shotgun sequence genome contains:
- the LOC118547385 gene encoding uncharacterized protein LOC118547385 isoform X1; protein product: MDSVAFEDVTIKFTMEEWALLDPSQKKLYRDVMQETFRNLASIVCISEEKWEIHDSEDQNENRGTDLSSQMVERLCKSKEYSQYEEIFSQIPYHNQKKKSPTGIKLRKCTLCGQVFMYHSSFNKHMRSHIGHKPYEYQECEEKPYKCKECGKSFKHRQSIRMHERTHTGQRPYECKHCGKAFICHNYFQIHERAHSGEKPYKCTKCSKTFSYSSNLRKHERTHIGEKPSECKQCGKAFSCLRSFRIHERIHSAKKPKECTKCGKTFSYSSNLRKHERSHNGEKPYECKEGGKALHSLTKFRRYMIKQSGDGLYKCKECGKVFRCPKNCRSHEMTHSGVKPYECKECGKAFSSPRSLGKHRRIHTARKPHACKECGKAFRYPSSLRNHERTHTGEKPYKCKECGKAFSCPNYFRIHERTHTGVKPYECKQCGKAFSCPQSFRIHEKTHSAEKPFECTKCGKVFRYSSNLRKHERSHTDDKRYECKLCGKAFSSHYYVQKHERTHTGEKPYECKECGKGFIFRSGVRSHMVIHTGDGPYKCKKCKKAFISPSSLRTHERTHTGEKPYQCKTCCKGFSLVNSLRNHERTHV
- the LOC118547385 gene encoding uncharacterized protein LOC118547385 isoform X3; amino-acid sequence: MVERLCKSKEYSQYEEIFSQIPYHNQKKKSPTGIKLRKCTLCGQVFMYHSSFNKHMRSHIGHKPYEYQECEEKPYKCKECGKSFKHRQSIRMHERTHTGQRPYECKHCGKAFICHNYFQIHERAHSGEKPYKCTKCSKTFSYSSNLRKHERTHIGEKPSECKQCGKAFSCLRSFRIHERIHSAKKPKECTKCGKTFSYSSNLRKHERSHNGEKPYECKEGGKALHSLTKFRRYMIKQSGDGLYKCKECGKVFRCPKNCRSHEMTHSGVKPYECKECGKAFSSPRSLGKHRRIHTARKPHACKECGKAFRYPSSLRNHERTHTGEKPYKCKECGKAFSCPNYFRIHERTHTGVKPYECKQCGKAFSCPQSFRIHEKTHSAEKPFECTKCGKVFRYSSNLRKHERSHTDDKRYECKLCGKAFSSHYYVQKHERTHTGEKPYECKECGKGFIFRSGVRSHMVIHTGDGPYKCKKCKKAFISPSSLRTHERTHTGEKPYQCKTCCKGFSLVNSLRNHERTHV
- the LOC118547385 gene encoding uncharacterized protein LOC118547385 isoform X2; translation: MDSVAFEDVTIKFTMEEWALLDPSQKKLYRDVMQETFRNLASIVCISEEKWEIHDSEDQNENRGTDLSQMVERLCKSKEYSQYEEIFSQIPYHNQKKKSPTGIKLRKCTLCGQVFMYHSSFNKHMRSHIGHKPYEYQECEEKPYKCKECGKSFKHRQSIRMHERTHTGQRPYECKHCGKAFICHNYFQIHERAHSGEKPYKCTKCSKTFSYSSNLRKHERTHIGEKPSECKQCGKAFSCLRSFRIHERIHSAKKPKECTKCGKTFSYSSNLRKHERSHNGEKPYECKEGGKALHSLTKFRRYMIKQSGDGLYKCKECGKVFRCPKNCRSHEMTHSGVKPYECKECGKAFSSPRSLGKHRRIHTARKPHACKECGKAFRYPSSLRNHERTHTGEKPYKCKECGKAFSCPNYFRIHERTHTGVKPYECKQCGKAFSCPQSFRIHEKTHSAEKPFECTKCGKVFRYSSNLRKHERSHTDDKRYECKLCGKAFSSHYYVQKHERTHTGEKPYECKECGKGFIFRSGVRSHMVIHTGDGPYKCKKCKKAFISPSSLRTHERTHTGEKPYQCKTCCKGFSLVNSLRNHERTHV